The following proteins are co-located in the Urocitellus parryii isolate mUroPar1 chromosome 15, mUroPar1.hap1, whole genome shotgun sequence genome:
- the Lsr gene encoding lipolysis-stimulated lipoprotein receptor isoform X3, with protein MARVACRHSWAPCNHRVAVSFLWLFFGTWCTAPASGIQVTVSDPYHVVILFQPVTLPCTYQMSSTLPEPIVIWKYKSFCRDRIADAFSPASVDNQINAQLAAGNPGYNPYVECQDSVRTVRVVATKQGNAVTLGDYYQGRRITITGNADLTFEQTSWGDSGVYYCSVVSAQDLQGNNEAYAELIVLDWLFVVVVCLAAFLVFLLLGICWCQCCPHTCCCYVRCPCCPEKCCCPEALYAAGKAATSGVPSIYAPSTYAHLSPTKTPPPPPAMIPMGPVYNGYPGGYAGDFDRNSSVGHSSQVPLLRDTDSNTTSEVRSGYRIQASQQDDSMRVLYYMEKELANFDPSRPGPGPPNGRVERAMSEVTSLHEDDWRSRPSRGPALTPIRDEEWGRHSPRSPRRWEQEPPTERPGGGWGGRRPRAHSVDALDDLTRPGSAESGRRSPPSSGRRGRAYAPPRSRSRDDLYDPDDSRDFPHSRDSHYYDDFRSRDRPQVDPRSRQHRSRDSRDEGSRSGDPHYDGRLLEEALRKKGPGERRKHYREEEEEEEAYYPPPPPPYSETDSQASRERRLKKNLALSRESLVV; from the exons ATGGCGCGGGTGGCCTGTCGGCATTCCTGGGCGCCCTGCAACCACCGGGTCGCGGTGAGCTTCTTGTGGCTCTTTTTCGGTACCTGGTGCACAG CCCCTGCCAGTGGCATCCAGGTGACTGTGTCTGACCCCTACCACGTAGTGATACTGTTCCAGCCTGTGACCCTGCCCTGCACCTATCAGATGAGCTCGACCCTCCCAGAGCCCATCGTAATCTGGAAGTACAAGTCCTTTTGCCGGGACCGCATTGCTGATGCCTTCTCCCCAGCCAGTGTGGACAACCAGATCAATGCCCAGTTGGCAGCAGGCAATCCCGGCTACAATCCCTACGTGGAGTGCCAGGACAGTGTGCGCACAGTCAGGGTTGTGGCCACCAAGCAGGGCAATGCTGTGACCCTGGGAGACTACTACCAAGGCCGGAGGATCACCATCACAGGAA ATGCTGACCTCACCTTTGAGCAGACGTCTTGGGGGGACAGTGGTGTGTATTATTGCTCCGTGGTGTCGGCCCAGGATCTCCAGGGGAACAACGAGGCCTATGCAGAGCTCATCGTCCTTG ACTGGCTCTTCGTGGTCGTGGTGTGCCTGGCTGCCTTCCTTGTCTTTCTCCTCCTGGGCATTTGCTGGTGTCAGTGCTGCCCACATACCTGCTGCTGTTACGTCAGGTGCCCCTGCTGCCCGGAGAAGTGCTGCTGCCCCGAGGCCC TGTATGCAGCTGGCAAAGCAGCCACATCAGGCGTCCCAAGCATCTACGCTCCAAGCACCTACGCCCACCTCTCCCCGACCAAgaccccacctccaccaccagcCATGATTCCCATGGGCCCTGTCTACAATGGATACCCTGGAGGGTACGCTGGAGACTTTGACAGGAATAGTTCAG TTGGTCACAGCTCCCAGGTACCCCTGCTTCGGGACACAGACAGCAACACGACCTCTG AAGTCCGCAGTGGGTACAGGATCCAGGCCAGCCAGCAGGATGACTCCATGAGAGTCCTGTACTACATGGAGAAAGAGCTGGCCAACTTCGACCCCTCTCGACCTGGACCTGGCCCCCCCAATGGTCGTGTAGAACGGG CTATGAGTGAAGTCACCTCCCTCCACGAAGACGACTGGAGATCCCGGCCTTCCCGGGGTCCTGCCCTCACCCCAATCCGGGATGAGGAGTGGGGCCGCCACTCCCCCCGGAGTCCCAGGAGATGGGAGCAGGAGCCCCCCACAGAGCGGCCAGGGGGTGGCTGGGGGGGCAGGCGGCCCCGGGCACACTCCGTGGATGCTCTGGATGATCTAACCCGGCCGGGTTCTGCTGAATCTGGGAGGAGGTCTCCCCCAAGTAGTGGGAGGAGAGGACGTGCCTATGCACCCCCACGAAGCCGTAGCCGTGATGACCTCTATGACCCAGATGACTCGAGGGACTTTCCACATTCGCGGGATTCTCACTACTACGATGACTTCAGATCTAGGGACCGCCCTCAGGTGGACCCCAGATCCCGCCAGCACCGATCCCGAGACTCCCGGGATGAAGGCTCTAGGTCGGGGGACCCGCATTATGATGGGCGTCTACTAGAAGAGGCCTTAAGGAAAAAGGGGCCAGGGGAGAGGAGGAAACATtacagggaggaagaggaagaagaggaggcctACTACCCTCCACCGCCTCCCCCGTACTCCGAGACGGACTCCCAGGCCTCACGGGAGCGGAGGCTAAAGAAG AACTTGGCCCTGAGTCGGGAAAGTTTAGTCGTCTGA
- the Lsr gene encoding lipolysis-stimulated lipoprotein receptor isoform X4, whose protein sequence is MARVACRHSWAPCNHRVAVSFLWLFFGTWCTAPASGIQVTVSDPYHVVILFQPVTLPCTYQMSSTLPEPIVIWKYKSFCRDRIADAFSPASVDNQINAQLAAGNPGYNPYVECQDSVRTVRVVATKQGNAVTLGDYYQGRRITITGNADLTFEQTSWGDSGVYYCSVVSAQDLQGNNEAYAELIVLGRTSGVTELLPDFQAGPMEDWLFVVVVCLAAFLVFLLLGICWCQCCPHTCCCYVRCPCCPEKCCCPEALYAAGKAATSGVPSIYAPSTYAHLSPTKTPPPPPAMIPMGPVYNGYPGGYAGDFDRNSSVGHSSQVPLLRDTDSNTTSEVRSGYRIQASQQDDSMRVLYYMEKELANFDPSRPGPGPPNGRVERAMSEVTSLHEDDWRSRPSRGPALTPIRDEEWGRHSPRSPRRWEQEPPTERPGGGWGGRRPRAHSVDALDDLTRPGSAESGRRSPPSSGRRGRAYAPPRSRSRDDLYDPDDSRDFPHSRDSHYYDDFRSRDRPQVDPRSRQHRSRDSRDEGSRSGDPHYDGRLLEEALRKKGPGERRKHYREEEEEEEAYYPPPPPPYSETDSQASRERRLKKVSEWSSPRLDPAQAPLLSPCPIYTLLSPLQNLALSRESLVV, encoded by the exons ATGGCGCGGGTGGCCTGTCGGCATTCCTGGGCGCCCTGCAACCACCGGGTCGCGGTGAGCTTCTTGTGGCTCTTTTTCGGTACCTGGTGCACAG CCCCTGCCAGTGGCATCCAGGTGACTGTGTCTGACCCCTACCACGTAGTGATACTGTTCCAGCCTGTGACCCTGCCCTGCACCTATCAGATGAGCTCGACCCTCCCAGAGCCCATCGTAATCTGGAAGTACAAGTCCTTTTGCCGGGACCGCATTGCTGATGCCTTCTCCCCAGCCAGTGTGGACAACCAGATCAATGCCCAGTTGGCAGCAGGCAATCCCGGCTACAATCCCTACGTGGAGTGCCAGGACAGTGTGCGCACAGTCAGGGTTGTGGCCACCAAGCAGGGCAATGCTGTGACCCTGGGAGACTACTACCAAGGCCGGAGGATCACCATCACAGGAA ATGCTGACCTCACCTTTGAGCAGACGTCTTGGGGGGACAGTGGTGTGTATTATTGCTCCGTGGTGTCGGCCCAGGATCTCCAGGGGAACAACGAGGCCTATGCAGAGCTCATCGTCCTTG GCAGGACCTCGGGGGTGACTGAACTCTTACCTGATTTTCAGGCGGGGCCCATGGAAG ACTGGCTCTTCGTGGTCGTGGTGTGCCTGGCTGCCTTCCTTGTCTTTCTCCTCCTGGGCATTTGCTGGTGTCAGTGCTGCCCACATACCTGCTGCTGTTACGTCAGGTGCCCCTGCTGCCCGGAGAAGTGCTGCTGCCCCGAGGCCC TGTATGCAGCTGGCAAAGCAGCCACATCAGGCGTCCCAAGCATCTACGCTCCAAGCACCTACGCCCACCTCTCCCCGACCAAgaccccacctccaccaccagcCATGATTCCCATGGGCCCTGTCTACAATGGATACCCTGGAGGGTACGCTGGAGACTTTGACAGGAATAGTTCAG TTGGTCACAGCTCCCAGGTACCCCTGCTTCGGGACACAGACAGCAACACGACCTCTG AAGTCCGCAGTGGGTACAGGATCCAGGCCAGCCAGCAGGATGACTCCATGAGAGTCCTGTACTACATGGAGAAAGAGCTGGCCAACTTCGACCCCTCTCGACCTGGACCTGGCCCCCCCAATGGTCGTGTAGAACGGG CTATGAGTGAAGTCACCTCCCTCCACGAAGACGACTGGAGATCCCGGCCTTCCCGGGGTCCTGCCCTCACCCCAATCCGGGATGAGGAGTGGGGCCGCCACTCCCCCCGGAGTCCCAGGAGATGGGAGCAGGAGCCCCCCACAGAGCGGCCAGGGGGTGGCTGGGGGGGCAGGCGGCCCCGGGCACACTCCGTGGATGCTCTGGATGATCTAACCCGGCCGGGTTCTGCTGAATCTGGGAGGAGGTCTCCCCCAAGTAGTGGGAGGAGAGGACGTGCCTATGCACCCCCACGAAGCCGTAGCCGTGATGACCTCTATGACCCAGATGACTCGAGGGACTTTCCACATTCGCGGGATTCTCACTACTACGATGACTTCAGATCTAGGGACCGCCCTCAGGTGGACCCCAGATCCCGCCAGCACCGATCCCGAGACTCCCGGGATGAAGGCTCTAGGTCGGGGGACCCGCATTATGATGGGCGTCTACTAGAAGAGGCCTTAAGGAAAAAGGGGCCAGGGGAGAGGAGGAAACATtacagggaggaagaggaagaagaggaggcctACTACCCTCCACCGCCTCCCCCGTACTCCGAGACGGACTCCCAGGCCTCACGGGAGCGGAGGCTAAAGAAGGTGAGCGAATGGTCCTCCCCGAGGTTAGACCCTGCCCAGGCCCCTCTTCTCAGTCCCTGCCCAATTTacactcttctttctcctttgcaGAACTTGGCCCTGAGTCGGGAAAGTTTAGTCGTCTGA
- the Lsr gene encoding lipolysis-stimulated lipoprotein receptor isoform X2 — protein MARVACRHSWAPCNHRVAVSFLWLFFGTWCTAPASGIQVTVSDPYHVVILFQPVTLPCTYQMSSTLPEPIVIWKYKSFCRDRIADAFSPASVDNQINAQLAAGNPGYNPYVECQDSVRTVRVVATKQGNAVTLGDYYQGRRITITGNADLTFEQTSWGDSGVYYCSVVSAQDLQGNNEAYAELIVLGRTSGVTELLPDFQAGPMEDWLFVVVVCLAAFLVFLLLGICWCQCCPHTCCCYVRCPCCPEKCCCPEALYAAGKAATSGVPSIYAPSTYAHLSPTKTPPPPPAMIPMGPVYNGYPGGYAGDFDRNSSVGHSSQVPLLRDTDSNTTSEVRSGYRIQASQQDDSMRVLYYMEKELANFDPSRPGPGPPNGRVERAMSEVTSLHEDDWRSRPSRGPALTPIRDEEWGRHSPRSPRRWEQEPPTERPGGGWGGRRPRAHSVDALDDLTRPGSAESGRRSPPSSGRRGRAYAPPRSRSRDDLYDPDDSRDFPHSRDSHYYDDFRSRDRPQVDPRSRQHRSRDSRDEGSRSGDPHYDGRLLEEALRKKGPGERRKHYREEEEEEEAYYPPPPPPYSETDSQASRERRLKKNLALSRESLVV, from the exons ATGGCGCGGGTGGCCTGTCGGCATTCCTGGGCGCCCTGCAACCACCGGGTCGCGGTGAGCTTCTTGTGGCTCTTTTTCGGTACCTGGTGCACAG CCCCTGCCAGTGGCATCCAGGTGACTGTGTCTGACCCCTACCACGTAGTGATACTGTTCCAGCCTGTGACCCTGCCCTGCACCTATCAGATGAGCTCGACCCTCCCAGAGCCCATCGTAATCTGGAAGTACAAGTCCTTTTGCCGGGACCGCATTGCTGATGCCTTCTCCCCAGCCAGTGTGGACAACCAGATCAATGCCCAGTTGGCAGCAGGCAATCCCGGCTACAATCCCTACGTGGAGTGCCAGGACAGTGTGCGCACAGTCAGGGTTGTGGCCACCAAGCAGGGCAATGCTGTGACCCTGGGAGACTACTACCAAGGCCGGAGGATCACCATCACAGGAA ATGCTGACCTCACCTTTGAGCAGACGTCTTGGGGGGACAGTGGTGTGTATTATTGCTCCGTGGTGTCGGCCCAGGATCTCCAGGGGAACAACGAGGCCTATGCAGAGCTCATCGTCCTTG GCAGGACCTCGGGGGTGACTGAACTCTTACCTGATTTTCAGGCGGGGCCCATGGAAG ACTGGCTCTTCGTGGTCGTGGTGTGCCTGGCTGCCTTCCTTGTCTTTCTCCTCCTGGGCATTTGCTGGTGTCAGTGCTGCCCACATACCTGCTGCTGTTACGTCAGGTGCCCCTGCTGCCCGGAGAAGTGCTGCTGCCCCGAGGCCC TGTATGCAGCTGGCAAAGCAGCCACATCAGGCGTCCCAAGCATCTACGCTCCAAGCACCTACGCCCACCTCTCCCCGACCAAgaccccacctccaccaccagcCATGATTCCCATGGGCCCTGTCTACAATGGATACCCTGGAGGGTACGCTGGAGACTTTGACAGGAATAGTTCAG TTGGTCACAGCTCCCAGGTACCCCTGCTTCGGGACACAGACAGCAACACGACCTCTG AAGTCCGCAGTGGGTACAGGATCCAGGCCAGCCAGCAGGATGACTCCATGAGAGTCCTGTACTACATGGAGAAAGAGCTGGCCAACTTCGACCCCTCTCGACCTGGACCTGGCCCCCCCAATGGTCGTGTAGAACGGG CTATGAGTGAAGTCACCTCCCTCCACGAAGACGACTGGAGATCCCGGCCTTCCCGGGGTCCTGCCCTCACCCCAATCCGGGATGAGGAGTGGGGCCGCCACTCCCCCCGGAGTCCCAGGAGATGGGAGCAGGAGCCCCCCACAGAGCGGCCAGGGGGTGGCTGGGGGGGCAGGCGGCCCCGGGCACACTCCGTGGATGCTCTGGATGATCTAACCCGGCCGGGTTCTGCTGAATCTGGGAGGAGGTCTCCCCCAAGTAGTGGGAGGAGAGGACGTGCCTATGCACCCCCACGAAGCCGTAGCCGTGATGACCTCTATGACCCAGATGACTCGAGGGACTTTCCACATTCGCGGGATTCTCACTACTACGATGACTTCAGATCTAGGGACCGCCCTCAGGTGGACCCCAGATCCCGCCAGCACCGATCCCGAGACTCCCGGGATGAAGGCTCTAGGTCGGGGGACCCGCATTATGATGGGCGTCTACTAGAAGAGGCCTTAAGGAAAAAGGGGCCAGGGGAGAGGAGGAAACATtacagggaggaagaggaagaagaggaggcctACTACCCTCCACCGCCTCCCCCGTACTCCGAGACGGACTCCCAGGCCTCACGGGAGCGGAGGCTAAAGAAG AACTTGGCCCTGAGTCGGGAAAGTTTAGTCGTCTGA
- the Lsr gene encoding lipolysis-stimulated lipoprotein receptor isoform X1, whose translation MARVACRHSWAPCNHRVAVSFLWLFFGTWCTAPASGIQVTVSDPYHVVILFQPVTLPCTYQMSSTLPEPIVIWKYKSFCRDRIADAFSPASVDNQINAQLAAGNPGYNPYVECQDSVRTVRVVATKQGNAVTLGDYYQGRRITITGNADLTFEQTSWGDSGVYYCSVVSAQDLQGNNEAYAELIVLDWLFVVVVCLAAFLVFLLLGICWCQCCPHTCCCYVRCPCCPEKCCCPEALYAAGKAATSGVPSIYAPSTYAHLSPTKTPPPPPAMIPMGPVYNGYPGGYAGDFDRNSSVGHSSQVPLLRDTDSNTTSEVRSGYRIQASQQDDSMRVLYYMEKELANFDPSRPGPGPPNGRVERAMSEVTSLHEDDWRSRPSRGPALTPIRDEEWGRHSPRSPRRWEQEPPTERPGGGWGGRRPRAHSVDALDDLTRPGSAESGRRSPPSSGRRGRAYAPPRSRSRDDLYDPDDSRDFPHSRDSHYYDDFRSRDRPQVDPRSRQHRSRDSRDEGSRSGDPHYDGRLLEEALRKKGPGERRKHYREEEEEEEAYYPPPPPPYSETDSQASRERRLKKVSEWSSPRLDPAQAPLLSPCPIYTLLSPLQNLALSRESLVV comes from the exons ATGGCGCGGGTGGCCTGTCGGCATTCCTGGGCGCCCTGCAACCACCGGGTCGCGGTGAGCTTCTTGTGGCTCTTTTTCGGTACCTGGTGCACAG CCCCTGCCAGTGGCATCCAGGTGACTGTGTCTGACCCCTACCACGTAGTGATACTGTTCCAGCCTGTGACCCTGCCCTGCACCTATCAGATGAGCTCGACCCTCCCAGAGCCCATCGTAATCTGGAAGTACAAGTCCTTTTGCCGGGACCGCATTGCTGATGCCTTCTCCCCAGCCAGTGTGGACAACCAGATCAATGCCCAGTTGGCAGCAGGCAATCCCGGCTACAATCCCTACGTGGAGTGCCAGGACAGTGTGCGCACAGTCAGGGTTGTGGCCACCAAGCAGGGCAATGCTGTGACCCTGGGAGACTACTACCAAGGCCGGAGGATCACCATCACAGGAA ATGCTGACCTCACCTTTGAGCAGACGTCTTGGGGGGACAGTGGTGTGTATTATTGCTCCGTGGTGTCGGCCCAGGATCTCCAGGGGAACAACGAGGCCTATGCAGAGCTCATCGTCCTTG ACTGGCTCTTCGTGGTCGTGGTGTGCCTGGCTGCCTTCCTTGTCTTTCTCCTCCTGGGCATTTGCTGGTGTCAGTGCTGCCCACATACCTGCTGCTGTTACGTCAGGTGCCCCTGCTGCCCGGAGAAGTGCTGCTGCCCCGAGGCCC TGTATGCAGCTGGCAAAGCAGCCACATCAGGCGTCCCAAGCATCTACGCTCCAAGCACCTACGCCCACCTCTCCCCGACCAAgaccccacctccaccaccagcCATGATTCCCATGGGCCCTGTCTACAATGGATACCCTGGAGGGTACGCTGGAGACTTTGACAGGAATAGTTCAG TTGGTCACAGCTCCCAGGTACCCCTGCTTCGGGACACAGACAGCAACACGACCTCTG AAGTCCGCAGTGGGTACAGGATCCAGGCCAGCCAGCAGGATGACTCCATGAGAGTCCTGTACTACATGGAGAAAGAGCTGGCCAACTTCGACCCCTCTCGACCTGGACCTGGCCCCCCCAATGGTCGTGTAGAACGGG CTATGAGTGAAGTCACCTCCCTCCACGAAGACGACTGGAGATCCCGGCCTTCCCGGGGTCCTGCCCTCACCCCAATCCGGGATGAGGAGTGGGGCCGCCACTCCCCCCGGAGTCCCAGGAGATGGGAGCAGGAGCCCCCCACAGAGCGGCCAGGGGGTGGCTGGGGGGGCAGGCGGCCCCGGGCACACTCCGTGGATGCTCTGGATGATCTAACCCGGCCGGGTTCTGCTGAATCTGGGAGGAGGTCTCCCCCAAGTAGTGGGAGGAGAGGACGTGCCTATGCACCCCCACGAAGCCGTAGCCGTGATGACCTCTATGACCCAGATGACTCGAGGGACTTTCCACATTCGCGGGATTCTCACTACTACGATGACTTCAGATCTAGGGACCGCCCTCAGGTGGACCCCAGATCCCGCCAGCACCGATCCCGAGACTCCCGGGATGAAGGCTCTAGGTCGGGGGACCCGCATTATGATGGGCGTCTACTAGAAGAGGCCTTAAGGAAAAAGGGGCCAGGGGAGAGGAGGAAACATtacagggaggaagaggaagaagaggaggcctACTACCCTCCACCGCCTCCCCCGTACTCCGAGACGGACTCCCAGGCCTCACGGGAGCGGAGGCTAAAGAAGGTGAGCGAATGGTCCTCCCCGAGGTTAGACCCTGCCCAGGCCCCTCTTCTCAGTCCCTGCCCAATTTacactcttctttctcctttgcaGAACTTGGCCCTGAGTCGGGAAAGTTTAGTCGTCTGA